One Phaseolus vulgaris cultivar G19833 chromosome 11, P. vulgaris v2.0, whole genome shotgun sequence genomic window carries:
- the LOC137833921 gene encoding cell wall integrity and stress response component 2-like: MEQSQFAGTTHALQNPILIVLLLTITARNISTARNTSTASNTSTATNTSIARNTSTPTNTSTVSNTCIVSTASNTSIASNISTTSNISTASDTSTASNTSTASTASIASKPSTASNTSTVSNTSIASNISTVSNTSTANNTSIVSNTSTHSNTSSASTTSKTSNTTLQEKLKLHTANIRM; encoded by the exons ATGGAGCAAAGCCAGTTTGCGGGAACTACTCATGCCCTTCAAAATCCAA TACTAATAGTACTACTACTAACTATTACTGCTAGAAATATTAGTACTGCTAggaatactagtactgctagtaatactagtactgctactaatactagtattgctagAAATACTAGTACTCCTACTAATACTAGTACAGTTAGTAATACTTGTATTgttagtactgctagtaatacaagtattgctagtaatattagtactactagtaatattagtactgCTAGTGATacaagtactgctagtaatactagtactgctagtaccGCAAGTATTGCTAGTAAACCTAGTACTgcaagtaatactagtactgttagtaatactagtattgctagtaatattagtactgttagtaatactagtactgctaataATACTAGTATTGTTAGTAATACAAGTACTCATAGTAATACTAGCAGtgctagtactactagtaaAACTAGTAAtactacactacaagaaaaactcaaattacATACAGCcaatatccgtatgtaa